The following proteins come from a genomic window of Helicobacter canadensis MIT 98-5491:
- a CDS encoding 6-hydroxymethylpterin diphosphokinase MptE-like protein, whose protein sequence is MGIIEFLEKSSCEEIEAFCAQRFEENLKFFQVNYPSLFTALQEPSKEYQLYIGKEGLNIINTLNNSLMFPLDKGYSTMLLVHKNCTFNPPINEKWNRVYGNDIAIMNEDFPYSSILVNGILDFVAQKGAVDSYHLPSDFLPNLSLFGLGGGIFLQALVEKYNKFNNFFIFEESLDLFRIACFFVDFATLFYKTENKGGYIFIESLMKKDYALSFFLMRRISTSVMRLELMMYQTPLNISVRSIVYELHLQSLRGWGTYEDEMKGIVNKKSFPLSPMLVEPKRINAPICVIANGPSLDFLLPFIKANQNKMILFSCGTALKPLLAAGIKPDFQIEIERHHYLVDVLREAPLDDIPLLCATVLSKEAKELAKEVYLFERDGSSAANLNEPKFKVKFTAPLVGNAGASLASYLGSDVILCGLDCGYKKGAKKHAKNSYYGEETEEIPQGAYQVRGNFSEDIYSDALYSLSRNALEEAFRSLKPFNILNLNDGAYIQGATPIHCEDFELKEINKKEALEQLKSLFKDSKEEKFYTKDSQLYIFEILAFKNTIGDLFKVKVSNKKSLFSAVDKIFEAIAQTSQKNAFIGILFGGTLSHFLYHLVLGSLHLPYDNMEELWKKAGELYNKAMEKMVENLRETILS, encoded by the coding sequence ATGGGAATTATAGAATTTTTAGAAAAGAGTAGTTGTGAAGAGATTGAAGCATTTTGCGCTCAAAGATTTGAGGAGAATTTGAAATTTTTTCAAGTCAATTATCCTAGTCTTTTTACTGCTTTGCAAGAGCCATCTAAAGAATATCAACTTTATATTGGTAAAGAGGGTTTAAATATTATTAACACGCTTAATAACTCTTTAATGTTTCCTTTGGATAAGGGTTATTCAACAATGCTTTTGGTGCATAAAAATTGCACATTCAATCCACCAATTAACGAAAAATGGAATCGTGTTTATGGTAATGATATAGCTATAATGAATGAAGATTTTCCTTATAGCTCAATTTTAGTCAATGGAATTTTAGATTTTGTAGCCCAAAAGGGGGCTGTTGATTCTTATCACTTGCCTTCAGATTTTTTACCTAATCTTAGTCTTTTTGGGCTTGGAGGTGGAATCTTTTTGCAAGCATTAGTGGAGAAATACAATAAATTTAATAATTTTTTTATTTTTGAAGAATCGCTAGATTTGTTTCGGATTGCTTGTTTTTTTGTGGATTTTGCAACTTTATTTTACAAGACAGAAAATAAGGGTGGATATATTTTTATTGAAAGTCTAATGAAAAAAGATTATGCGCTAAGCTTTTTTTTAATGCGAAGAATCAGCACTTCTGTGATGCGTTTAGAATTAATGATGTATCAGACGCCGCTTAATATAAGTGTGCGTTCCATTGTGTATGAGTTGCATTTGCAATCCCTTAGGGGTTGGGGAACTTATGAGGATGAAATGAAAGGAATTGTAAATAAAAAGAGCTTTCCGCTTTCGCCTATGTTGGTAGAACCAAAACGCATTAATGCCCCTATTTGTGTGATTGCTAATGGACCAAGTTTAGATTTTTTGCTCCCCTTTATTAAAGCTAATCAAAACAAAATGATTCTCTTTAGTTGTGGAACGGCACTAAAGCCGCTTTTGGCTGCTGGAATCAAACCGGATTTTCAAATTGAAATTGAAAGACATCATTATTTAGTGGATGTTTTAAGAGAAGCTCCACTTGATGATATTCCCTTGCTTTGTGCGACAGTGTTGAGTAAGGAGGCTAAGGAGCTAGCGAAAGAAGTTTATTTGTTTGAAAGAGATGGTTCTAGTGCAGCAAACTTAAATGAACCTAAGTTTAAAGTCAAATTTACCGCACCGCTAGTGGGAAATGCTGGAGCATCTTTAGCAAGTTATTTGGGTAGCGATGTGATTTTGTGCGGACTTGATTGTGGGTACAAGAAAGGTGCTAAGAAGCATGCTAAAAATTCTTATTATGGAGAAGAAACAGAAGAGATTCCACAAGGCGCTTATCAAGTAAGGGGGAATTTTAGTGAGGATATTTATTCAGATGCCCTTTATTCTCTCTCAAGAAATGCACTAGAAGAAGCCTTTAGGTCTCTTAAGCCTTTTAATATTTTAAACTTAAATGATGGTGCTTACATTCAAGGAGCTACGCCTATACATTGTGAAGATTTTGAATTAAAAGAAATTAATAAAAAGGAAGCTTTGGAGCAACTAAAATCACTTTTTAAAGATTCCAAAGAAGAGAAATTTTATACTAAAGATTCTCAGCTTTATATTTTTGAGATTCTTGCCTTTAAAAATACGATTGGAGATTTATTTAAAGTAAAAGTAAGTAATAAAAAAAGCCTTTTTAGTGCAGTGGATAAAATTTTTGAAGCAATTGCTCAAACTTCTCAAAAAAATGCTTTTATAGGAATTTTATTTGGGGGAACTTTAAGCCATTTTCTTTATCACTTAGTGCTAGGGAGTTTGCATTTGCCTTATGATAATATGGAAGAGCTTTGGAAAAAAGCAGGAGAATTGTATAATAAGGCAATGGAAAAGATGGTAGAAAATTTAAGAGAAACAATTTTATCATAA
- a CDS encoding class I SAM-dependent methyltransferase, translated as MLLEFLKHPKHTGSLYSSSQALSQAMINNIDLQNAHYIAEIGPGLGAFTQKILNLKPKESRYFAIEINPHFVKKLQEKFPNIEIEHKNANRILSIMRSKDIQHLDAVISGIPWSLLKSKEQDLLLKNIHQALKKGGSFSTFAYVLPTPKTLSFKKKLHKYFSQVKTSPIIWNNLPPAFVYYCKK; from the coding sequence ATGCTTTTAGAATTCTTAAAACATCCAAAACACACCGGCTCTCTTTATTCTAGCTCACAAGCTCTAAGTCAAGCAATGATAAATAACATAGATCTTCAAAATGCTCATTACATTGCAGAAATTGGTCCAGGATTGGGTGCTTTTACTCAAAAAATTCTTAATCTCAAACCAAAAGAATCGCGTTATTTTGCAATTGAAATCAATCCTCACTTTGTCAAAAAACTCCAAGAAAAATTTCCCAATATTGAAATAGAACACAAAAATGCTAATCGGATTCTCTCAATTATGCGTAGCAAAGATATTCAACATCTTGATGCCGTTATCTCAGGCATCCCTTGGAGTTTGCTTAAATCAAAAGAACAAGATTTACTCTTAAAAAATATCCATCAAGCTTTAAAAAAAGGAGGCAGTTTTTCTACCTTTGCTTATGTGCTTCCTACCCCTAAAACTTTAAGTTTTAAAAAAAAGCTTCACAAATACTTTTCTCAAGTCAAAACTTCCCCTATTATTTGGAATAATCTACCACCTGCCTTTGTTTATTATTGCAAAAAATAA
- a CDS encoding ribose-phosphate pyrophosphokinase translates to MQNFKIFSGNAHREFSEKVAKSLDVELSNAEITRFSDGEINIRLCESVRGKEVFVIQPTCAPTNDNLMELLIMIDALKRSSADSINVIMPYFGYARQDRKAAPRVPISAKLVADLLQCAGITRLITMDLHAGQIQGFFDIPVDNLYGSIVLKNYVTSKNFPNPIIASPDIGGVARARYFAKLLGLEIVIVDKRREKANESEVMNVIGNVEGKNVILIDDMIDTAGTIVKAAEAFKKNGASSVIALGTHAVFSGPAYQRIQESSLDEVIVTDTIPLKEKIEKIKVVSVAPLFAEVIRRINHNESVNSLFA, encoded by the coding sequence ATGCAGAATTTTAAAATTTTTAGTGGGAATGCACATCGTGAGTTTTCCGAGAAAGTCGCAAAAAGTCTTGATGTGGAATTGTCTAATGCTGAAATTACGCGTTTTAGTGATGGAGAAATCAATATTCGACTTTGTGAGAGTGTAAGAGGAAAAGAAGTCTTTGTGATTCAACCCACTTGCGCACCCACTAATGATAACTTAATGGAGCTTCTTATTATGATTGATGCACTCAAAAGAAGCTCTGCAGATTCTATTAATGTCATTATGCCTTATTTTGGCTATGCAAGGCAAGACAGAAAGGCGGCTCCAAGAGTGCCAATTAGTGCAAAACTAGTTGCAGATTTACTCCAATGTGCTGGAATCACACGCCTTATTACAATGGATTTACACGCAGGACAAATCCAAGGTTTCTTTGATATTCCCGTGGATAATCTTTATGGTTCTATCGTATTAAAAAACTATGTAACTTCCAAGAATTTCCCCAATCCAATCATTGCTAGTCCCGACATTGGTGGAGTTGCCCGAGCAAGATATTTTGCTAAACTTTTAGGATTAGAAATTGTTATTGTAGATAAAAGACGCGAAAAGGCAAATGAGAGTGAAGTCATGAATGTTATTGGAAATGTAGAAGGTAAAAATGTTATTTTAATTGACGATATGATTGACACTGCAGGAACTATCGTCAAGGCTGCAGAAGCTTTTAAGAAAAATGGAGCAAGCAGTGTGATTGCATTAGGAACGCACGCAGTTTTTAGCGGTCCTGCCTATCAAAGAATCCAAGAAAGCTCCCTTGATGAAGTTATCGTTACTGACACCATTCCACTTAAAGAGAAAATTGAAAAAATTAAAGTCGTAAGCGTAGCACCTTTGTTTGCTGAAGTTATTAGAAGGATCAATCACAATGAAAGCGTTAATTCCCTTTTTGCTTAA
- a CDS encoding peptidylprolyl isomerase has translation MKALIPFLLKFFLCCFIFGASLNAAESKKIQAILETTSGKITLDLFPEAAPKAVENFVTHINNGYYNGTIFHRTIRKFMIQGGDPTGTGSGGKSIWGKDFEDEIAKGYAFNRAGILAMANSGPNTNGSQFFITTTRTPHLNGLHTIFGEISKDNQEESFQTLRKIEYSPTNSQDKPLKEQKIIKAYIIQ, from the coding sequence ATGAAAGCGTTAATTCCCTTTTTGCTTAAATTTTTTCTTTGTTGCTTTATTTTTGGAGCTTCACTCAATGCAGCAGAATCTAAAAAGATTCAAGCCATTTTAGAAACAACTTCTGGGAAAATCACTCTAGATTTATTTCCAGAAGCCGCTCCAAAAGCTGTAGAAAACTTTGTAACACACATTAATAATGGATATTATAATGGCACAATTTTTCATCGCACGATTCGTAAATTTATGATTCAAGGCGGTGATCCAACAGGAACAGGAAGTGGTGGAAAATCCATTTGGGGAAAAGATTTTGAAGATGAAATTGCTAAAGGCTATGCCTTTAATAGAGCGGGAATTTTAGCTATGGCAAATTCAGGACCCAATACTAATGGAAGTCAATTTTTCATTACCACAACAAGAACACCTCATCTCAATGGACTACACACAATCTTTGGAGAAATTAGCAAAGATAACCAAGAAGAAAGCTTTCAAACTCTAAGAAAAATTGAATATTCTCCCACTAATTCTCAAGACAAGCCCCTTAAGGAACAAAAAATTATTAAAGCTTATATCATTCAATAA